TCATCGCGCCATGCATGATATCGACTGGCTATGGAAGTATCACCGCACTCACCATCTGACCAAGCATCCCAACTCTCTCCTCGCCGCTTTCGCCGACCACGAGCAGGAATTCTTCGACATGGTCGGCATTCCCTTCCTCACCTGGGCGACCTTCCAAGTCCTCGGTCTTCCTCTGGGCTATTACGAATGGTGGATCTGCCATCAGTACATCGCCTTTACCGAAGTTCTAGGTCACAGTGGTCTCCGCATCTACGGCATGCCACCATCGACCTTGGCTTGGCTCTTGAAGGGTGTTGGTATGGAGTTGGTCATTGAAGATCATGACCTTCATCATCGCAAGGGGTATAGAAAGAGTCACAACTACGGAAAGCAAACCCGGGTTTGGGATACGCTGTTTGGAACATGTCACGAACGAATTGAAGCCAAGAATCAGAATGTTGATTGGGACAGGGCAGTTTGGTTCCCGATTTTGTAAACAGCGAGTAAAATAGCAAGCACATTCGTTTTAGTTATCAGATTAGTTTcctatatataagtaaaatgCTGTTCAAACACTATTGTCATATCGTTTCGTAGCCAAATGCCACTGTGCCGTGGCAAGCCTCTGTTAGTTTGATCTCACATTCACAATGAGCTCGCTTAGTGTCGCCGAGTAATAGCTGACGCCTACACTCAGATGTAAGGTTCAACATCGACTCTACAGAGACTTCTAGAAGGACTCTCCGGCATCTCTCACAAACATGATGAAAAGCAATGATGATTCCCAAAGAAAATCGAACGTCAATTTCGTCATCTAAGCAAAACGCCAACAACCTCCAAAGCGACCTTCCTAGACAGAATCATGCTGTAGAACTGCGCTAACATCAATCCATCAAGGCAGTAATACCCCCAGACGTTGACTCATCCTCCAAAAAGAATTTTCCCATAGAATCCTTGCGCTTTATATTCTGCTCCAACAGAACAACTCAGTTGCCACCGACATTGCCGCCAGCATCACCACCAGCGTTGGAACCACTATCAGTACCTGAATAGCCTGTCCGCTGCTACCATGAGTATGGCCCTCCCGCATCTCTCGGCGGAAGCGGTCGGGGTCGATAGTCCAAATTGCTCGCTGGATACGGCCGGTGTCGTTGCGCTGAGCTGCAGCTAGCCACTCGATGACTCGCAGCACCATCAGTTCCTCTCCATTAGTGGCGTGCTCGCGGAGGAAGACGATGCACTCGTCGACGGCCCACTGGAAGCGGTAaacttcttccatcttctccttcacgGGCAGGGGTGGGGGGAGATAGGTGGGAGAGCGACGAGGTGCATTGGCGCGGATGAGTGGGTACGTCTCCTTGATGTTTTCGAGGGATGACTTCCAGAAGCCGAGTTGACCGACGGTGCAGACGGTGATCACGGGGAAGGTAGCCATCATTTTCTGGTGAGTCACTACGTGTCAGTAGGGTTACGTTTGTGTGATAATGGGAGATAGCACCTCTGATCGTAGATGGTGATCTTTGATATTGATTCACAAGGAGACTGAGTTTGATTattgttgatgttgttgttgtcgtcgatattgttgatgttgttaatgttggtgttgatgtaAAGTGCGATCGATGATAAGAAGAGAGAAGGGTCAAGAGAGTTATAGTCTCAAACTTATTCATCTTCTTACCCAAGCCCTCTTGTTCCACTGGCAGCTATGAAAGTGTTTGCTTGAATATGTTCAAGCAGTAGTTGACAGTCTCAGGACTTCCAGTGGCAAACCAAAGAGAAAGCGAGAGAAACTTACTGTCACTGTCTTTACAGTCGTATTATTGTAGTTATATCAGATCACGCCTTTCTGAACAGTGAGTAACCATTGCTCTCCTTGCAAAGCTCTCCTGGATCTCCCTTTTGGGAACACATAGTTCAGTTCATAATATCAAAAGTCATGACCTCGAAGTTCGTAAATTGAATGATAACATAAACCTTCCGTGAATTGTTCAGATGGACCTATGCTTGGGAATCAGAGCTTTACTTGTAGGAGCTGCGTTATATGAATGACACGAATGTTCTCTATACCACGGTACAAAGAGCCAAGATGGCCACTCCAGGCATCATCTGCCACTTCCATATCGCAAGTAAAACTACACTGGTACGTGACCTGAGCTATCGCAAAATATTTAATCTAGTCTCGCTAAGTAACATGAATAGTAACTGTACATTATTCAAGGCCTTAATCACTTGGGGTCTTCTTCCCTCATGTACTTAGCCAGCTGACATAAATTCCTGACAACAACCTTCCTCTCAGATGCATCTGCAAAATCCAACTAATTCGCCGCTGTGACACGAATCGCTTTACCCGGTGTCTCTCCATTCTAGATATCCTCGACCTGCGGTACGGTGATGGCAAAGTGAAAGAAACACCTGTAATGCTGAGTAATGTTGATAATGAAAACATTGTCTCCTACATGCTCGTCTCTACCAGATGATCGCGCCCCAAGTGCCTCACATGTCATTTGTCCTAGGAGCTCGTTGGACACAACTGGCTGGTTACTGTCCTTGCAGACATCGAGTCGCCTCTTTGCCTCAATCAAGACGACTGACTTCTTTGTCCTTGTTCCAGCATCGTTTACCAAACTCAGCCCTCCATCGTCGATTGCCGTGATACttttgctgttgatgttgagaatcCATCGCTCCCTTTGGCGGATCTCAACCGGCGTGTCTAAAAGAGGGTCTTGCGTGTAGAGAAGGATGTGGTTCAATACAGCGAATGCCAGTTGAACAGTGTAATCCTCCACCGGGAGATCCGGCGCAGGTGCTTGCTCCTCAGTATACACCCCTGATACACTGATCGGGGCACTGGATGGAAAGGATACCTTGCTCTCCTGGCTCTGGCTTAAGCTCATTTCCTCTGGATCCATGAACCCCAAGTTGGTGGTTTGTGTCTTTACCCGCGTAGAGACTCGCCGGCTGACCTCTGGCTCTTCTCCGTCGGCGTTGGATGTTTTGACATCCCTGAGCGCTACCCAAAATCTAGCCAAGCTAACGCCCACCCTTGGTTCTCGTATGAGAGCATGTTCTCGCATGTTTCGATGCTCTTGGGCCAGGATGTGAGTGAATGCCgtcatttctttcttttcatcacCTGCTGCAAATTCTTTTCCTGCTCTGCGATAGATGTTGTCCAATAGAGGGAGGCATTCATTTCCTTTCCCAGCGACTATGATATGGCACGCGGCCAAGTGCCCGACGTCCCATTTACTTCCGGGTGCTATATGTTTCTTAAACAACGAGTTTCCGTGTTTCGACCATTCCCGGTATTTCGTCTCGTCTTTTAAGAAATCAAAGTAAGAAGATGGCATATCGAGGTCTTCTGAGAATATAGTACTTGCCAAGACATTTGCAATAACAGGATAgtgttcttgaagatcttgtaAGACAACGTATAGTAATGTCGTCAATGCAACGCCAAAGTGGACTGAAAAACGCGATACCCTGGTATTTATTTTTCAGACTGAGGTATTCTGCCTATTGGCAAGTTTGGTGATGGCTAATTGCCATTTTGGTTTACTTTGTGATGATGTTTGTGCAAAGGATACTTGGGCAACTGAGAATCCCAAACAACTGAGTCCACTTTTGAGCAAGCATAAATAACTGACAGAATAATAAGGCAATTCCTTGCATATGTCTCAGTAAAATAATAGCAGATATGTTCTTTGTATCACTGTAGTAAATTTAACATGAGCGCCAGTAAAAAACTATACACTGTCACTGCCAGTCTAGGCGTGGTCATTGTTGCTGTTTATAACTTAAGGCTTCCTGCCAAAGTAGACCTACTCGAATTGCTGGTTCCAAGGCCTGGGCACTTATGTTTCGTTCCAGCAATCGTTTAGTTTTCATGGTTGAATCTCACGTTTGACTAGTCCAGCCACGTTCACTCCGTGTTCAAGGAACTGTCCAACCGCCAACACAATTTTCACCGAACAAATAGAAACTAATTGATCAGTTGCTCTGGACTTTAATTTAACAGAATAAATCGAAATAGTGAACGTCGACACTTCTTCATTCCATGTCCCCCACAGAAATGAACGACAAATGTGAACAACGTTGACATTTGGTGTATCCTTTTGTATTGGTATAGGTTCAAGTCATGCCACAGAGCATAAAAATATCGACTTTCAGGCTATGGGGAAACCAACTATAGCAGAGCAGATTAATTTGGATGAAAGATGGATAACTCGACATTGGCAACTCCGGCAGGGGGGTAGCGTACTAATGAAGCTTTGCTGACGTGATAACTACAACCACCCAGTCGTAGAACAACGGATCCATCAGCAACGCTCTATACATGAAGGTGTCATGGcaatccatccatccactGGCTGGCTGAACATGGCATCGAGGGACAGGGAAACCTGTGGCGAGCTCTGTGAACGGCCGTAGACTTGAACGTGACCTGCGCCCTGTCCGATATTTACACCAAGTGACGCTCAGTGACTGACTCTGCCTTGTACAGCTCCGAATCGAGCAGCCAGTGTGAGCCGGAGAGGGTGAGCCTGGCCAACCATGCTTGGCTACTGTCCACTGGTATCCCCTGTTTACAATCCGAGTAAGCTGCAGCACAGCGTGCCTGATTCAAATTGGCTGCCAATGATACTTGAGCAGTTGTACGACGCTGAGCTCCGCGTAATCGTACCGAAGATTGACTGTATTACCCTTCCCCCACCAAGTCTTTCCACTTTATACAACTTCTCCCCTTTCTCCCAAATATACCAAGGAAAATAATTTATTCGGCAAGCAAATCTCCAGCAGCAATGCCGCTGAATTTAATCATGCCTAACACAACTATCAAGTCATTCCACAGCCTGAGTGTCGAGAACCCGGATTTCGCGATCCACCCCAGGTTTTGGACTGCGAATCACCTCTCCATGGTAAACTGCAATTTCCAGCGGATCGAGACTGACGATGCACATGGCTTTGGGAGTCTCGATACCCAAACTGCCGAACGCCTTGCCGTGTTGGCTAAGAAGCTCGCTGTTGGAGTCGTCCCCGGCTCTAAGTTCTTCTGGGCTGAGAACCTCCTTCTTCGCAACGGAACAAGCCCTATTACCTTCAGCAAGTATTTCAAGACCTACTCAAATGCACCAGAACCAGCCGGATTAACCTTTCTAGGGCAACCCTCTCTTTCTACTATGGCCAACGCCGAGTCCGCCTCGCAGATTCGTATGTCCACACCTACCGCATTAAAGACGAGATTTCGATCCCTTACGCCGATCCCATGATTGGGTATTACCGATACAGCGCCGACGAAGAGCGCAGGGAGAAGCTTCGCGCACCGCGTGCAATTGGATCTTGTATTGTATTTCTGCTTTGGAGAGCCTGACCCAGTCGACGTAGTGATCAATTTAAAGCTTACTATTCCTGATATTGAAAGATGTTGCTTTATCTATCATAAGTCCTGCCATGTATAGTCGTCCAAGTAATAGTTGATCGTTTCGCGGGCCTAAACTCCGCGTGAGAGCGGTGTAGATGACAGGGAGGTTTTGAAGACGCCTCGGAAAGACGAGGCTACGTGACTACAAGGCTGACCTTCTTCTATAAGCTGAAGATTAATTTTATGTGTCACAAGGAACTAAAAAGCTCTGCTGCTGTAGACCTGGATTAGTAACCGGTCGTTGTTCACTTGGAGTTGCCCCGCAACACCGCGCCATAGGGAACAAGTCATCAACGTATCGGGGAGCACTTCCCGATGATCCCGGCAACAACTAAACTATATCTCACAGCCATGTTAGACTTATTGCAGAATCTAGTCGAATGGTACAGCAAAGAGTACCTACGACAATGGATAACGTACTCGCGAAGCCAGCAGACCTCTGCTGTCTCAAAGGCGCTTTTCATTCCGGAGAAGCTACTGGCTCTACGATCCAGATTGACGGCATTGACACTTACGTGGCCAAACCTCATCCCAACAGGTCTAATGGAAAtgttcttcttttctttcctgATGCATTCGGGCTGCATATCAACAGCTTCCTCATGATGGATGCTTTCGCCGAGTGCGGTTACCTTACTCTCGGTGTCGATTACTTCCTTGGTGTAACAGTTGAATTTTTCTTTGCGAGGTGCATCGGACTGACCGTTGTAGGATCCTGTTACAAAGCACTCCTTGACACCGTTAAGTGACCCAaactttgactttgagtcATGGAAGAACAAGCATCTCAAGGCGTCTgaggaggctgctgccaGATGGGTCAAGGCTGTCAAGGCTCAGTATGGCACAAGTGAGGACGTAAAATTTGCTTGCGTTGGCTACTGGTATGAGTCCATCATAATATGAGTTTCCATTTCACTTGCTTAAAATGAAACAGTTGGGGAGCACGATTCGTTTGCCAGCAACTGTCTGCGAATGGCATTTGTAAAGTCGGCGCCATCGCCCACCCTTCGTTCTTGAAAGAAAGCGATGTCTTTTACGTCCAAGGCGAGTAGATACCAAATCTTTTTGCAGATAAGCTAACTGATTTAAGAACCCATATCCTTCTCGGTACCGAGTACTGATAAACTGTTCGAGCCCGCACAGAGAAGCAGGACGATTGAGATATTGACGGAGAACAACAAGCAATTCAACATGCAAGTTTTTGCCAATGTTGGACATGGTTTTGCTGTAAGTTTCTTTCATAAGCTAGAGACCAAAAGTGTACTGACATTGCAACCAAGTCGCGAGCCCGGTTGACTGATCCCTATGAGAAGTGGGCTAAAGAGGCGAGTTTCAAGAGCTTTGTTGACTGGTTCGATTTTTGGATGGATAAGAAGTAAATATGCTAAGGCAACCTCATGGAACCTGCGATCTTGGCAAGGTGAATTGAGACAATCTCAATGAACAAGATATGTTAGTTCACTGTAATCATCATTATGAGCCTCGTACGTCGGATAAAAAATGTGCAGACAGCCCGTAGCGCTACATGACACGGTACGAGGTGACTGGCCTTTCTCCTTCCACATTTATCTGGGACGTCTTGACATCAGCTCTCTTGGGCATGTCTAAGAATCTATAATCTGACACATATAGATATGCTATATAGATAGACCTCTATGTGCTTCCACCCATAGAAGTTGTGTTCCTTTTCGCGTCCAGGAGTTGGAGTAGTACCAAGTCTCGCTCTTCCACCATTTTGTCCCATTTGACAGCACCCAAGCTCTTATTCACAGCCTTCTGAAGCTCCAACATCCTCTCCGGACTCCAATCGAACCTGTGCTTCAAAATATCATCTTCCCAACTTCGAATCGCTGGTCCAAGCCTTTCCATCCGCTTTGCAAAACCGCCAGgtccacctccaccacctaGGGCATTTGTAGCAATTGGTCCCGTGAGAGCCCAGCGAAGTCCAGGCCCAGATGTAACAGCTGCATCAAGATCTTCCCCGGAGACAATTCCCCTGCTGATGAGACTGTATGCTTCATTGCTGATAGCGGCTTGAAGACGGTTTGATACGAAGCCTGGCACTtcgtgatgaagaaggatgggCCTTTTCCCAACAGATTTGTAGAACAACAATGCTGTGTTAACAGATTGGCTGCTTGTGTCGGGATGCGGGACTACTTCGACTAGGGGAATAAGATGAGGGGGGTTGAAGGGATGGCCGATGAGTATGCGGGTAGGATCCTGCTTGCATTGCTGGATAAATTGCGAAGATGGCAGACctgacgaagacgaagctATCACAACACCGGGTCGAGCGTGCTGATCTAACATCTCAATAAGGTCTCTTTTGAAATCTAGCCTCTCAGGTCCATTCTGTACGAGAACAGTTAGCGTAATGATCATTCTTGATATAAATATGCACCATGGATAAGATATTCACCTCCTGGATGAAGTCGGCCTCACCTAGCCGTGGCACGATATCATGAACAAATTCGTAGTTGGAGATAAGCTTATCATAGTCTCCATATCCTTCCATGTAAGACCGTGACTGCTCGAAATATCCCTTGAGGGCATCTTCGGCTCCTTCAGCGGGATCAGAGATGATAACCTTCAAGCCCATTGAGAGGAAAAGAACTGCCCATCCCATGCCAATCACGCCACAGCCAACAATCGCTACAGTACGTATCTCTTGTGCCATTTCGAATGTCCAGAATTAACGAGTTGTTAGTGATTGCTCAGGAAGCGGACAAGATTATTATAGTTCTATCAATAATGTGAATTTATTACCTGTTAATCACTCTCCTCTTTACTCACCACTCGAACTCACAATCCATTGTATCCATTGCACCAATTCATTTCGGTGTCTAAGCCGGGGCAAATCCGGGGAGGCGATGCCGGACTTCAAATTTACGGACCGACCACGGCCGAGAAAAGCGATGAACGGCATTTTGGAGCCTGAGCACCCGTAAAGGCCGGATTGCACAATCACGTTATCCATCAATTGAAGTACAGCTGTTCTGCTGAGAAATTAGCTGGAGCGACAAAGGTGGCCGTACTTCGAAGCATAACCTGAGCTAGACTGTGACCCGCTAGAGATCCACTAGACCATCCACTTCAACTCACCCTCACCATAATGACCACCAATACTTCCAGAGAGACCTACGGTGCAGGAACCACTGTCGACACGGAATTCCTTCCACTTCCTGCTGAGTGTCAAAGACTACTACGCCTCTTTGCTGCAAGAACACCCGGTTTCACCAAAGATGAATCTCTCCTAAGCGGAGTCAACTTCCACGGCGATGATCTTCCCTGTATCCCAGGACCCATAAAGTCTCAAGCCGTAACAGCAGTCCTACATGCAATGGTCGGTATAGTCGGTCTCGAGATCCTTCACCTTCGCGGCATCACCACCCGCAACCAAACAAACATCGATGTCAACCATGCAGGCCTCTACCCCGCTACCGCAGCACTTGTCAATGTCGACGGCGTCACAGGCCCAGAGGTCATCAAGTTGCCGACTGTACCTCAGTGGGATAGGGACCGTGCTTCTAATTCGCCGCTTGTGTACCGTACAACGGCTATCTATGAGACTGCTGATGAAGGCGTATGGTTCCAACTTCACGGCTCGCTTGATTCGTGGAAGATGCTGGCCCTTATTGGTATCAGTAAGAATCTCGATACTGAGATTCGTACCAACGATGCTGCGTATGAGCTCATTCAGGAGCGAGTTCGTACGTATCGCGCCCGGGAAATTGAGCAGCTCATGGTGGAGAAGGGTCTTTCAGGGTCAATTGTCTACTCTCCTGAAGAATGGCGTCAAACGGAGATGGGCAAGTCTCTCTCACGACATCCTCTGGTCAATTACAAACAACAGGCCCAGTGTGCAGCCCTCCCGCCTGTTTCTTTTCCCGTGCTCAAGGACAAAAGACCACTTGCTGGTATCAAAGTTGTCGAGTTGACTCGCATCATAGCTGGCGCAGCTGCCGGCGCCGCCCTCGCATCTCTGGGCGCCGAGGTCATTCGCGTCAATTcgtccaagctcaaggattACACGCCAGCTCAGCCCTCTTCCCTGATGGCTGGCAAGACAACCATTGACCTTGATCTCGAAGATCCGACTGACCATAAGAGGTTGATGCAACTCTTCGAGCAAGCCGATGTCATCTTGCAAGGCTACCGCTTGGGATCATTGGCCCGAAGAGGctttggtcttgaggctgcCCTTGAACTGGCAAATAAACGAGGAAAGGGAGTCATCTACGTGGATGAGAACTGTTATGGTCCTGATGGTTACTATGCAGAGCGACCGGGGTGGCAGCAGGTTGCTGATGCCGCAGCTGGGAGCTCATATGTCATGGGCCAGTCGTTTGGCTGTCCAAAAGGTCAAGGTGTCCTGCCCAGTCTGCCCATCTCAGACATGTCTACAGGTATCCTAACTGCCCTGACCATCATGTGTGGTATTCGAGATCGAGCCAAGTTTGGAGGATCATATCATGGCCATGCCTCACTTACAGCTTACAATATGGCGACTCTGGATCCTGAGGTTCGCCTGTATCAAAGGGAGGTAGTTCAGAAGATCAACGACAAGTATCAGTTCCCAACTTGGTCGAGCGATGTACATGTTGCACCTCTGTACTATTCCATCTTGGACGCTTGGGGGAAGAACAGCGATCTCATCAAGGATGAAAAGTACTATGTTCACTTCTCGGATTCTGTCTTTGGGTTTGACTTACGCGTTCTTGGACCGGTGGTGCAGTATGACAAGGAAGAGAACTCGCCAAAGTGGAACAGTCCACCTGTGTCATTCTGCCATCATGAATTCAGACCTTTTTCTGATCATTGAGTTTCAATACATGAGATAAGCCTCTAGCTTAGCACGATGAAATAAAAAGTTGAATTTTGTGCTATTCCCCATGGCGACTATGATAtgtatcttgtccatgacATAAACTGTCAGTGTTGCCAGCTGAGACTGTCGCCAAAATTAAATCGCCATCACGTACAGGTATCTAAGTCATTCAGTTGCTCTCATTGGAGCAGGAACTTTCCTGGTAATGTACCAGAACAGTCTCAGGTCTCCCAAGTTGTTGGAACTTTGATTTTAAGCCAGCttatcttaatagtaattCATTTACATTTGCGCCTTAAAGAACATTTGGATTGAACCACACATTGTCATGATTGATCGAAAGCACAAAGGTCTCTGTTGTCTTGCTCTAGCAAACAGTATCCCTCACTAAAATAACATACATCATATCCTAGCAACAGAAGGCCCACCTACACTAATTTCCTTCTGCATCCTCTTAACAGCCTCCTGTGCATCATCGTTCATATCATGAAACCACAACCAATTGAACCTTCCCTGCTGCAGCCTAGGCAGAATCTTACCCATATCATCGCCAGCCTCTTCATGTTGAAAGAAAATCATACGGCCAACTTCAGCGGCTTGCTCCAATTGCTTCTGTGCACGAGGACGTCTCACGGAATCGTAGGCCGAAAGTCCTGCTTGGATAAAGGGTGCCAGCTCTGCACCACGATCAGGAATCTTGGCAACTTCTGCAAGAACGTTGGAGAGGACCAGGGCGTCTTCTAGGCCTTGGGCTGCTCCGGCGGCTTGGAAAGGTAGCGAGGCGTGGGCACTGTCGCCGACTAGAGCTACCCGATCTCGGTAGTATGATGCTGTGCGGAAATGGTGAAAGAAACCCCATTTGACGGGTTTGGCTTTGGCGAGGAGTTGTCGGAAGCGATCGTCAACGCCTGGGCCCTCGAAGTCGGCCATCATGGCTTCGTGGGAGATGGTCTCTGTAACAGCACCCTTGAGCTTCCAACCATCAGGGGAATCGGCGACGCACAAGAGATAGTTGAACTCCTAAGGCAAGCAATGGTTAGCGATGTCACAACAAGTCAGAGAATGGTCAACTCACATCACCTCCTGTAATGCGATAGGTAACAGCGCTGCGCTTGGGTCCGAAGTAGAACTTGGCAACGTCGGTTAGATCACCGAGAATCTCGTACGCTTCCGACATTGGAATGACGGCACGATAGCAGTAAGCACCGGCATACACAGGCGCGATCTGACTGGGATATTGTTCAAGAACATGGGCTCTGACTGTACTCTTGATGCCATCTGCACCAGCAAGAACAGAGCACTCGGCTGTTGTCCCATCTAGGAATGATAAAGTGACACCGTCGGGTCGCTGCTCGGTATTTGTGAGACGTTTATTGAACTTGACGTTCTCGATGGGGATGAAACTGGTCATGATATCGAGGAGTGTCTTTCGGTGGGCCTAAAGTGCATTAGCACAGACTTTCGTGTTATTTCTGTCAAAGGTACTTACAGATTTGCGGATGTAGTCAGGGTGGCCCCATCCAGAATGGCCATACCATGGCTTATCGCGACCTTGTTCAGTCAGCGCAAGAGGTTCAGCTTTAGAAGAGATTTCGTGACTTACCAAGACCCTCTTCAAGTAGCATACCCTCGAAGAAGATATCTTGTGCTTTCTCACCCTTATTTCCTACGCAAATGGCCTCGTAAAGAGGTCGGAAACCAGGCTCAATAAGGTCCATCGTCCGCATGCCATTAGGGGCGAATCCAATACCAGCACTGGCTTATCATTAGCGATAATCCAATGGAACCCACTGCTAACAACTTACCCTACTGCCGAATATTCCTTTGCATCCTCATATAGCGTGAAAGAAATGCCCTTTTTGTGCAGAGCCATGGCCAAAGCGAGGCCACCAATGCCGGCACCTGTCGAGTTAGCCTATCTAATGGATGGGATATTCGCGGGAGGCTTACCAATGATGGCGACATGGATTTCATTGCGAGAAGGCTTTGCCATTGCGTTCTGATTTCAATCTTGGGGTAACTGACTATAGCCGTGTGATGTCGTGATATCTTGTCGTGAGCAACAAGTTTGCAGTGGTTCGGCGAACTGGTATATGAATATCGTCATCTACGTCCTTAGTCTCTAACCAAGCACGAGCTCTCTCAAGTTGGGTGGACAAATGATCGCGGGGCAAGACCGGCATCGGCTCTCGGAGCTTTTGCCCCAGAATTAGGTCATTGAGATAAGATGCAACAGAATGGAGAAATGGGGTCAAAGTTGCGGAGGGGAGTGTGAGAAAAAGCAACCCCGGGTCTTTCCCCGGGCGTCGCACCCTCCGCTTTCTTCCAAGTCAGTGCGTGACTCGGTCCTGAAT
This genomic stretch from Fusarium oxysporum f. sp. lycopersici 4287 chromosome 5, whole genome shotgun sequence harbors:
- a CDS encoding 3-hydroxyacyl-CoA dehydrogenase; the encoded protein is MAQEIRTVAIVGCGVIGMGWAVLFLSMGLKVIISDPAEGAEDALKGYFEQSRSYMEGYGDYDKLISNYEFVHDIVPRLGEADFIQENGPERLDFKRDLIEMLDQHARPGVVIASSSSGLPSSQFIQQCKQDPTRILIGHPFNPPHLIPLVEVVPHPDTSSQSVNTALLFYKSVGKRPILLHHEVPGFVSNRLQAAISNEAYSLISRGIVSGEDLDAAVTSGPGLRWALTGPIATNALGGGGGPGGFAKRMERLGPAIRSWEDDILKHRFDWSPERMLELQKAVNKSLGAVKWDKMVEERDLVLLQLLDAKRNTTSMGGST
- a CDS encoding salicylate hydroxylase, translating into MAKPSRNEIHVAIIGAGIGGLALAMALHKKGISFTLYEDAKEYSAVGAGIGFAPNGMRTMDLIEPGFRPLYEAICVGNKGEKAQDIFFEGMLLEEGLGRDKPWYGHSGWGHPDYIRKSAHRKTLLDIMTSFIPIENVKFNKRLTNTEQRPDGVTLSFLDGTTAECSVLAGADGIKSTVRAHVLEQYPSQIAPVYAGAYCYRAVIPMSEAYEILGDLTDVAKFYFGPKRSAVTYRITGGDEFNYLLCVADSPDGWKLKGAVTETISHEAMMADFEGPGVDDRFRQLLAKAKPVKWGFFHHFRTASYYRDRVALVGDSAHASLPFQAAGAAQGLEDALVLSNVLAEVAKIPDRGAELAPFIQAGLSAYDSVRRPRAQKQLEQAAEVGRMIFFQHEEAGDDMGKILPRLQQGRFNWLWFHDMNDDAQEAVKRMQKEISVGGPSVARI